From Solibacillus isronensis, the proteins below share one genomic window:
- a CDS encoding aminoglycoside 6-adenylyltransferase — MGSIEHLYCSMVANASIALKTTIYKKRINEFHFRILIKGRRNEGAVLECVGLETKIRKRDVGLPKHRQELLEAIELDLINDENVLAVFYGGSIGNEETDLYSDIDLRIVVKEEVYEEYRLNKKQRASNWGNVLYFEDFHWANYSTAHYRSFIKVDSFYYKKVDMKPSIWTQKLKIVHDPTGLIHDVVTESADLTYRPSVQEIEHWRTKFFAYLHEAYRRVMRNEIYYALHNIDNLRLSMITGWYMEAGIQPNAFGDWAKLEGDRSKLNERQLSLLIQWQCNREQEEIFNVMKNIIPEFIQIHKKLCEQYGVDENIEWVKEIIDLVM, encoded by the coding sequence GTGGGGAGTATTGAGCATTTATATTGTAGCATGGTGGCTAATGCCTCGATTGCTTTAAAAACTACAATATATAAAAAGAGGATTAATGAATTCCATTTTCGAATTTTAATAAAAGGACGTAGAAACGAAGGAGCTGTTTTAGAATGTGTGGGATTAGAAACTAAGATAAGAAAACGAGATGTTGGTCTTCCGAAGCATCGTCAGGAATTACTGGAAGCAATTGAACTTGATTTAATCAATGATGAGAATGTTTTGGCCGTTTTTTACGGAGGGTCCATCGGAAATGAGGAAACGGATCTATATTCTGATATCGATCTCCGTATAGTTGTGAAAGAAGAAGTATATGAAGAGTATAGGTTGAACAAAAAGCAACGGGCCAGTAATTGGGGAAATGTTCTTTACTTTGAAGACTTTCATTGGGCAAATTACAGTACGGCACATTATAGGTCATTTATAAAAGTGGACAGTTTTTATTATAAAAAGGTGGATATGAAGCCATCTATATGGACTCAGAAATTAAAAATTGTCCATGATCCAACAGGTTTGATCCATGATGTAGTAACAGAATCAGCGGATTTAACGTATAGACCATCTGTTCAAGAAATAGAACATTGGAGAACAAAATTTTTTGCTTATCTGCATGAAGCGTACAGAAGAGTAATGAGAAATGAAATCTATTATGCACTTCACAATATAGATAATTTAAGGTTATCCATGATAACTGGTTGGTATATGGAAGCAGGCATACAACCGAATGCCTTTGGGGATTGGGCAAAATTAGAAGGGGATAGAAGCAAACTAAATGAACGACAATTATCACTGTTAATTCAGTGGCAATGCAATAGAGAACAAGAAGAAATTTTTAATGTAATGAAAAATATCATTCCGGAATTTATTCAAATTCACAAGAAATTATGTGAGCAATACGGAGTTGACGAGAACATCGAGTGGGTAAAAGAAATTATAGATTTGGTAATGTAA
- a CDS encoding DUF4181 domain-containing protein codes for MENVLTNLILISSIFGLVLFFINKFLRKWFNVEKKEFFSYNHVNEQHKKIDWAIRITFIVFVLFGFFINVNRDPSKHIWFLQTHILMFGFIVVTELVRIVMEKRYSKNKNDYIFTAVQLVVISMFLLAMFSTDFFGLLAW; via the coding sequence GTGGAAAATGTTTTAACAAATTTGATTTTAATATCGTCAATTTTTGGACTTGTACTATTTTTTATTAATAAGTTTTTAAGAAAATGGTTTAACGTTGAAAAGAAAGAATTCTTCTCCTATAACCATGTAAATGAACAACATAAAAAAATTGATTGGGCCATCAGAATTACTTTTATTGTTTTTGTGTTATTCGGTTTTTTCATTAATGTTAACCGCGATCCTTCAAAGCACATTTGGTTTTTACAAACGCATATTCTAATGTTTGGTTTTATTGTGGTAACTGAACTTGTCAGAATCGTTATGGAGAAGAGATATTCAAAAAACAAAAATGATTACATTTTTACGGCTGTACAATTAGTGGTCATCTCGATGTTTTTACTCGCAATGTTTTCGACAGACTTTTTTGGCTTGCTGGCATGGTAG
- a CDS encoding S9 family peptidase, giving the protein MVSFPKPGAEQFLRTFSIRDFAVSPDENQLVFSTNLSGKYNLWAMNLPSTFPTQLTFNNQSCHGLLYDKQGRFILAGFDEDGNENTQFYGLPLHGGTLKPIINEEGTRNTGMILSEDGKKLYYTSSKGNPSFLNTYKYDLETGAEELILEGKTTPTLSIGLSPNEETLLYMMGYSNTHSLLYAKRGNENTLLTPSTDCQHTVSDACFATNDLIYFLTDYDADFTYLASYNLETNEFTKVKDIENESFTTLKYDQHKQHLYIVSEKGVEDTVYMYDLGSDEWVKIQTPCSTIDKLVVTKSGNLYMLGGTATKPDNIYRFTNNEWTSLTQYTVPGVDHSELVEPDVISYASFDGLEIESLFFKANKENDNGEIIFWPHGGPQAAERKFFRASFQFFLNNGYSIFAPNFRGSTGYGLAFMKMVDGDWGYGPRLDNVAGLDWLIDNGYAEKGNILLMGGSYGGYMALLLHGRHADYFKAVVDIFGPSDLFSFVNSVPEDWKPMMDQWVGNPERDKEKFIEYSPITYLETMTKPMLVIQGANDPRVVKEESDQIVQALKDKGREVEYMLLEDEGHGFSKKENEIAVYQKILSFFSQFVESKVKA; this is encoded by the coding sequence ATGGTTTCATTTCCTAAACCAGGGGCAGAGCAGTTTTTAAGGACATTTTCAATTAGAGATTTTGCTGTGAGTCCGGATGAAAATCAACTTGTTTTCAGTACAAATTTAAGCGGAAAGTATAATTTATGGGCAATGAATCTGCCAAGTACATTCCCGACACAGCTGACATTCAATAATCAGAGCTGTCATGGGCTTCTGTATGATAAACAAGGACGATTCATCTTGGCAGGTTTTGATGAAGATGGCAATGAAAATACACAATTTTATGGTTTACCTCTTCATGGGGGTACATTAAAACCGATTATTAATGAAGAAGGAACGCGCAATACAGGAATGATTCTTTCGGAAGACGGGAAAAAGCTTTATTACACTTCATCAAAAGGAAATCCCTCTTTTTTGAATACGTATAAATATGACCTGGAGACAGGGGCGGAAGAATTGATTTTAGAAGGAAAAACTACTCCTACATTATCAATTGGTTTAAGCCCGAATGAAGAAACCCTTCTTTATATGATGGGGTATTCAAATACGCATTCGCTGTTGTATGCAAAACGGGGGAACGAAAATACTTTGTTAACACCGTCTACCGATTGTCAGCACACAGTTAGTGACGCTTGTTTCGCAACAAATGATCTAATTTATTTTTTAACGGACTACGACGCAGATTTTACATACTTGGCCTCGTATAATTTAGAGACAAATGAATTTACTAAAGTGAAAGATATTGAGAATGAAAGCTTCACTACCCTGAAATATGACCAACACAAGCAGCACCTATATATAGTTAGTGAAAAGGGTGTAGAAGATACTGTATACATGTATGATTTGGGCTCAGATGAATGGGTGAAAATACAAACGCCATGTAGTACTATCGATAAGTTAGTTGTGACAAAGTCAGGGAATTTATATATGTTAGGCGGAACTGCTACTAAACCGGATAATATTTACCGATTTACAAATAATGAATGGACTTCTCTTACACAATATACAGTTCCGGGTGTCGACCATAGCGAATTAGTGGAGCCGGATGTCATTTCGTATGCTTCTTTTGATGGGCTAGAAATTGAATCTTTATTTTTCAAAGCTAATAAGGAAAATGATAATGGGGAAATCATCTTTTGGCCACACGGTGGTCCGCAAGCTGCAGAGCGAAAATTCTTTAGAGCTTCATTCCAATTCTTTTTAAATAATGGCTATAGTATTTTTGCACCAAATTTCCGTGGGTCAACGGGTTATGGATTAGCTTTCATGAAAATGGTGGACGGAGATTGGGGATACGGTCCGCGTCTTGATAATGTCGCAGGTCTCGATTGGCTTATTGACAACGGTTATGCAGAGAAAGGGAATATTTTATTGATGGGTGGAAGCTATGGTGGCTATATGGCATTGTTGCTTCACGGACGACATGCGGATTATTTCAAAGCTGTAGTCGATATCTTTGGGCCGTCTGATTTGTTTTCTTTTGTTAATTCGGTTCCGGAAGACTGGAAACCGATGATGGATCAGTGGGTAGGAAATCCTGAAAGAGACAAAGAAAAGTTTATCGAATATTCTCCGATTACGTATTTAGAGACGATGACAAAACCAATGCTCGTTATTCAAGGAGCAAATGACCCAAGAGTTGTGAAGGAAGAATCGGATCAAATTGTGCAGGCGTTAAAAGATAAAGGCCGTGAAGTCGAATATATGCTTCTTGAAGATGAGGGTCATGGATTCTCTAAAAAAGAAAATGAAATTGCGGTTTACCAAAAAATCCTTTCATTCTTCAGCCAATTTGTTGAATCTAAAGTAAAGGCATAA
- a CDS encoding DinB family protein, translating to MLSLFKYNWQVREDWFTWCESLPEEEFHKVRVGGMKSIRETLTHIIDCELLWLNSLVDEKVVFERRQLLTQLNEIKEYSTFVQLFTEQFIEQLPSDYENIIIEVQRRDGSILEFTQKKIFAHMITHEIHHIGQLSVWAREIQRKPISSDLIIRIFE from the coding sequence ATGTTATCTTTATTTAAATACAATTGGCAAGTACGTGAAGATTGGTTCACTTGGTGTGAATCATTACCGGAAGAAGAATTTCATAAAGTGCGGGTTGGCGGTATGAAAAGTATACGAGAAACACTTACCCACATAATAGATTGTGAGTTGCTCTGGTTGAATTCATTAGTTGATGAAAAGGTAGTTTTTGAAAGGCGACAACTACTTACACAATTGAATGAGATCAAAGAATATTCGACTTTTGTCCAATTGTTTACTGAACAGTTCATTGAACAACTTCCTTCAGACTATGAAAATATTATTATAGAAGTACAGCGACGAGACGGTTCAATATTAGAATTTACGCAAAAAAAGATTTTCGCTCATATGATAACGCATGAGATACATCACATTGGGCAGCTATCCGTTTGGGCTAGAGAAATACAGCGAAAGCCGATTTCTTCGGATTTAATCATTAGAATTTTTGAGTAA
- a CDS encoding TetR/AcrR family transcriptional regulator — protein sequence MRGRILKESIDLFDKKGFSKTSIQDIIDTIGVTKGTFYYYFKSKQELLMDIHLNYIKELLAEQEVIFNDEYLSNKEKMNNLISLIIKNIKIHGKSARVFNREFRHLDDNQLKLINDYRKEFRIKLQKLLGEGIEKGEFRDDLRCDIVIFGILGMVNRSYNWYDPDGEVSEEELVNTYMDIILNGIKKEGKTALINEKIIENHFTG from the coding sequence ATGCGCGGAAGAATTCTAAAAGAAAGTATAGACCTCTTTGATAAAAAGGGATTCAGCAAAACTTCCATTCAAGATATTATTGATACGATTGGTGTGACGAAGGGTACCTTTTATTATTACTTTAAAAGTAAACAAGAATTATTAATGGATATTCACTTAAATTATATTAAAGAGTTATTAGCTGAACAAGAAGTGATATTTAATGATGAATATCTTAGTAATAAAGAAAAAATGAATAATTTAATCTCTTTAATTATAAAAAATATTAAAATACATGGGAAGAGTGCAAGAGTATTTAATCGTGAATTTCGGCATCTCGATGATAATCAATTAAAGTTAATCAATGATTATCGTAAAGAGTTTCGAATTAAGCTTCAAAAACTCTTAGGTGAAGGAATAGAAAAAGGGGAATTCAGGGATGATCTTAGATGTGATATTGTCATTTTTGGAATTCTAGGCATGGTTAACCGTTCGTATAATTGGTATGATCCGGATGGGGAAGTGTCAGAAGAAGAGTTAGTGAATACCTACATGGATATAATATTAAATGGAATAAAAAAAGAGGGGAAAACTGCACTCATTAATGAAAAAATTATAGAAAATCATTTTACAGGCTAA
- a CDS encoding MBL fold metallo-hydrolase → MRKIPTKKGLSTLQRIEKIELTTNFPIGPVNSYVVFGEKLTLIDAGLKNKQGWDDLNNGLHRLGVEITDLEQIVLTHHHNDHTGLVDWILEKNPTIKIFAHKDTEMILKDESYIEWSAEFFHNLFIEFGLTEDMAIKSAFRKGHRDYFQTASVDEVLEEGDMVPGLPSFQVIETLGHSQDHISFYSTDEQLFICGDHIIKGVHGGMWMDAPKPGNTRAKPLIQYLKNLEKCRKLSANFTFSGHGSIISDLNGAIDGHISNIEHRVSRVINTLKKANGAATGFEIIQDMYRGRYEKAVITFLFEIISVLDLLEERNIVISEKQNGVFKYRLVNN, encoded by the coding sequence GATTGGTCCGGTAAATTCATATGTTGTGTTTGGAGAGAAGTTAACCCTTATTGATGCCGGTCTAAAAAATAAACAGGGTTGGGATGATCTCAATAATGGCCTGCATCGTCTAGGCGTTGAAATAACCGATCTTGAACAAATTGTATTAACACATCACCATAATGATCATACAGGTCTTGTGGACTGGATTTTAGAGAAGAATCCTACTATTAAGATTTTTGCTCATAAAGATACTGAAATGATTTTAAAGGATGAAAGCTATATAGAATGGAGCGCTGAATTTTTTCACAACTTATTCATTGAATTTGGTTTAACAGAAGATATGGCTATCAAGTCAGCGTTTCGAAAGGGACACCGGGATTATTTCCAAACTGCATCTGTTGATGAGGTCCTAGAGGAGGGAGATATGGTACCGGGTTTACCTTCATTTCAAGTAATAGAAACGTTAGGTCATTCACAGGATCATATTTCATTTTATAGCACGGATGAGCAGCTGTTCATTTGTGGAGATCACATTATCAAAGGGGTCCATGGAGGGATGTGGATGGATGCACCTAAACCCGGAAATACGCGTGCAAAACCCTTAATCCAATATCTAAAGAATTTAGAAAAGTGCAGAAAACTTTCTGCTAACTTTACTTTTTCAGGACATGGCTCCATTATATCCGATTTAAATGGAGCAATTGACGGACATATAAGCAATATAGAACATCGTGTAAGTCGTGTGATCAATACACTAAAAAAAGCAAATGGTGCTGCAACCGGATTTGAAATTATACAAGACATGTACCGGGGAAGGTATGAGAAAGCTGTAATTACATTTTTGTTTGAAATTATAAGTGTACTGGATTTATTAGAAGAACGGAATATTGTCATTTCAGAAAAACAAAATGGAGTATTTAAGTACCGATTAGTAAATAATTAG
- the fabG gene encoding 3-oxoacyl-ACP reductase FabG has protein sequence MTGRFENRVAFITGGSRGIGKSIAETFTEEGAKIAIIDIDTEALQNVQSEFKEKGFDILALQANVVNSHEVEAAMEQVMKEYGSIDILVNNAGIIRDNLLFKMTDNDWNQVIDVHLKGAFNTTRAAQKYMVQQKYGRIINISSTSALGNPGQANYSTVKAGLQGLTKTLAREFGKFGITTNAVAPGFIETDMTKATAERIGVPFEDFLKAGASKIPVGRVGKPRDIANAVAFFADENSSFVNGQVLYVAGGPTN, from the coding sequence TTGACTGGAAGATTTGAAAATAGAGTTGCATTTATAACTGGCGGTAGTCGCGGTATAGGGAAAAGCATTGCAGAAACTTTTACTGAAGAAGGAGCAAAAATAGCCATAATTGATATTGATACGGAAGCATTACAAAATGTACAGTCTGAATTTAAAGAAAAAGGATTCGACATTTTAGCCCTACAGGCAAATGTTGTGAATTCACATGAAGTTGAGGCCGCGATGGAACAGGTTATGAAGGAATATGGATCAATTGATATTTTGGTTAACAATGCAGGCATTATCCGCGATAACTTACTATTTAAAATGACAGATAATGACTGGAATCAGGTAATCGATGTTCACTTAAAAGGTGCCTTTAATACAACGCGTGCAGCACAAAAATACATGGTTCAGCAGAAGTATGGAAGAATTATTAATATTTCTTCAACTTCAGCATTAGGGAACCCAGGCCAAGCAAATTATTCAACGGTTAAAGCCGGGTTGCAAGGTCTGACAAAAACACTGGCGAGAGAATTCGGGAAATTTGGCATTACTACAAATGCAGTTGCACCTGGTTTTATCGAGACAGATATGACGAAAGCTACTGCAGAACGAATCGGCGTACCTTTTGAAGATTTCCTAAAGGCAGGTGCCAGTAAAATACCTGTTGGCAGAGTTGGAAAGCCTAGAGATATCGCAAATGCAGTTGCTTTCTTTGCCGATGAAAATTCCTCATTTGTAAACGGGCAAGTACTCTATGTAGCTGGCGGACCGACAAATTAA
- a CDS encoding YesK-like family protein, protein MDALMLDGWTPLLLLGLFFAFMMFFIARKVSKNVLLLTSTIMSLLCIGLILFSIFVVGGWEGMGLGFFAFTIFIGVWIGTIFGIIYQNTK, encoded by the coding sequence GTGGATGCTTTGATGTTAGACGGATGGACTCCTTTATTATTGTTAGGATTATTCTTTGCATTTATGATGTTTTTTATTGCCCGTAAAGTTTCAAAAAATGTTTTACTTTTAACTTCTACTATAATGAGCCTACTTTGTATCGGATTAATACTTTTCAGCATATTTGTTGTTGGTGGTTGGGAAGGCATGGGTCTAGGCTTCTTTGCTTTTACTATTTTTATAGGCGTTTGGATAGGTACTATTTTTGGTATTATTTATCAAAACACGAAGTAA
- a CDS encoding GNAT family N-acetyltransferase, with the protein MRKFNDYIETDRLVIRPLEKEDYTSWLSAFENRLPSQHQYDEGKIDMSICTKDWFGDLVDRHQRLASEDKVYVFGVFRKEDLAHIGSVDFSTMLRDEFQWARFGYTIHNQFWLQGYGKEAVKAAITLAFDKLNYHRIEAHINLDNFPSIKLAESVGLQFECIRKGFIYEFDEWTDHIIYYINSR; encoded by the coding sequence TTGAGGAAATTCAATGACTACATAGAAACGGACAGACTAGTAATAAGACCCCTTGAAAAAGAAGATTACACATCGTGGTTATCCGCATTTGAAAATAGATTGCCATCACAGCATCAATACGATGAAGGTAAAATCGATATGAGCATTTGTACAAAAGATTGGTTTGGAGATTTGGTAGATCGTCATCAAAGGCTTGCTTCAGAAGATAAAGTTTATGTATTTGGGGTTTTCCGAAAAGAGGATCTTGCGCATATTGGTTCAGTTGATTTTTCCACAATGTTAAGGGATGAATTTCAATGGGCAAGATTTGGTTACACCATCCACAATCAATTTTGGTTACAAGGATATGGAAAGGAAGCTGTAAAAGCTGCGATTACACTAGCTTTTGATAAACTGAATTATCATCGGATCGAAGCACACATAAATTTGGATAACTTTCCTTCTATTAAGTTAGCAGAAAGTGTTGGTCTGCAATTTGAATGTATAAGAAAAGGATTTATTTACGAATTTGACGAATGGACAGATCACATTATTTACTATATAAATTCGAGGTAA
- a CDS encoding MaoC family dehydratase N-terminal domain-containing protein: protein MYTEYIGLTSNKVRNVIERELVRRFAESIGDNHPIYTDEEIGKQSRYGTNIAPPTFPRVLRSGYIDGLKLPLKGLIHGEQIYHYERPLLVGEEVYCYSKIEDYYEKEGSTGKMGFLKMTRYGEDRDGRLIFTEESITIITETVRRSLNV, encoded by the coding sequence TTGTATACAGAGTATATTGGACTAACTTCTAACAAAGTAAGAAATGTAATTGAAAGAGAGCTTGTAAGAAGATTTGCTGAATCCATTGGAGATAATCATCCAATCTATACTGATGAAGAGATTGGTAAACAATCACGATATGGCACAAATATTGCTCCCCCTACATTTCCAAGGGTGCTTAGATCTGGTTATATCGATGGACTCAAATTACCGTTAAAAGGATTAATACATGGTGAACAGATTTATCATTATGAACGCCCCCTTTTGGTTGGAGAGGAAGTCTATTGCTACTCGAAAATAGAAGATTACTATGAAAAAGAAGGCAGCACCGGAAAAATGGGCTTCCTGAAGATGACACGGTATGGTGAAGACAGAGATGGGAGATTAATTTTCACTGAAGAGTCGATCACAATCATCACGGAAACGGTAAGGAGGTCCTTAAACGTATGA
- a CDS encoding DUF4440 domain-containing protein yields MIENLKEHLQQLEESHTGLEVRRSKEKLDAILADDFFEIGSSGYIYDKKECLETGVVLTEMKLHNYEIYPLAHDIVLATYFLVDTTRERNTLRSSIWKLIDGHWQLYFHQGTITPLQLTSFTSSSSTENLNVSK; encoded by the coding sequence ATGATAGAGAATTTAAAAGAGCATTTACAGCAGTTAGAGGAAAGTCATACTGGTTTAGAAGTTAGAAGGAGTAAAGAAAAGCTTGATGCAATTTTAGCAGATGACTTCTTTGAGATTGGCAGCTCCGGTTATATTTACGATAAAAAAGAGTGTCTTGAAACTGGTGTTGTTTTGACAGAAATGAAGCTGCACAACTACGAAATCTACCCGCTCGCTCATGACATTGTCTTAGCTACTTATTTTTTAGTCGATACAACGAGAGAAAGAAATACACTGCGTAGTTCGATATGGAAATTGATTGACGGGCATTGGCAGCTCTATTTCCACCAAGGTACGATCACGCCACTTCAATTAACTAGTTTTACTAGCAGTTCATCAACAGAGAATTTGAATGTATCCAAATAA
- a CDS encoding MaoC/PaaZ C-terminal domain-containing protein, whose product MTVLADIRKGESLETTLEPVSRMDLIKYSGSSGDFNPIHTIDEEAKKAGLPGIIAHGMWTMGNLSKLFTAYYDEGYIKDYNIRFTGMVFLNDVLTLKADLVDIVDQSLIFDVKAINQHQKAVVKGKLIFERY is encoded by the coding sequence ATGACAGTTTTAGCAGATATAAGAAAAGGTGAATCTCTTGAAACGACACTAGAACCCGTATCGAGAATGGATTTAATCAAGTATTCAGGTTCTTCCGGTGATTTTAATCCGATTCATACAATTGATGAAGAAGCTAAAAAAGCTGGTCTACCAGGAATTATTGCTCATGGTATGTGGACGATGGGCAACCTTTCCAAGCTGTTTACGGCTTATTATGATGAGGGCTATATAAAAGATTATAATATTCGATTTACAGGAATGGTGTTTTTAAATGATGTTCTTACTTTAAAGGCTGACTTAGTTGACATAGTGGATCAATCACTAATCTTTGATGTGAAAGCTATAAACCAGCATCAAAAAGCTGTGGTTAAGGGAAAATTAATATTTGAACGTTATTAA
- a CDS encoding AAA family ATPase, translating to MSKIAAHKVYIISGPAGVGKSTTSKELAKTFKNSAYISGDYISHMHINGRKKPWESSEEMSLIWDNILSLTKNFIKYGNDVIVDYVTFPKEAEWISENLKSLNVEVIYVVLWTDKKTLLTRDNMRLPSARMGERCVILVDEFIETGLNEKHIFDKSNTSLDDISDVINEIINNPKYKLN from the coding sequence ATGAGTAAAATAGCAGCACATAAGGTCTACATCATTTCAGGACCGGCCGGGGTAGGGAAATCAACAACTTCAAAAGAACTGGCTAAAACATTTAAGAACAGTGCTTATATTTCTGGTGATTATATTAGCCATATGCACATTAACGGGAGAAAAAAGCCGTGGGAAAGCTCGGAAGAAATGTCGTTGATTTGGGATAACATATTAAGTCTCACAAAGAATTTTATTAAGTATGGCAATGACGTCATCGTTGATTATGTAACCTTCCCTAAAGAAGCAGAATGGATTAGCGAGAATCTTAAAAGTTTAAATGTGGAAGTAATTTACGTAGTTTTATGGACTGATAAGAAGACTTTATTGACTAGGGATAATATGAGGTTACCAAGCGCCAGAATGGGTGAACGATGTGTGATTTTAGTAGATGAGTTCATAGAAACAGGATTAAATGAAAAACACATTTTTGATAAAAGCAATACTTCGCTTGATGATATCTCAGATGTGATCAATGAAATAATAAACAACCCAAAATATAAATTAAATTAG
- a CDS encoding thiolase family protein, with amino-acid sequence MKRDAVIVSAVRTAIGKQGGALASLPAHLYGGEVIKEAIKRVNLNPEMIDDVILGNVLSGGGNIARLTALQGGLSVNIPGLTIDRQCGSGINAAALAAQAIQSGAGDIYVAGGIESMSRAPYQYERPEQAYSSIPPRSRKTLLAPEEIGNPGMGTTAENLAKKYDITRKEQDEYSLRSQLRMATAIHEGRFDEQIVPISIPVRKGEPILFNKDEHPRPNTTLAALAKLSPAFQRDGTVTAGSSSGLNDAASAMVIMSREKAEELGIQPLATIKGSTVAGVDPNIMGIGPVPATKKLLEKLNLSLSDMDIIELNEAFAAQVIACDRELGIDPEKLNVNGGAIAHGHPLGATGTILITKAVYELKRSAGKFALITACIGGGQGISLVIERE; translated from the coding sequence ATGAAAAGAGATGCTGTCATTGTATCAGCTGTTCGTACGGCGATTGGAAAACAAGGTGGGGCATTAGCAAGTCTTCCTGCTCATCTGTATGGAGGAGAAGTTATTAAAGAAGCAATCAAGAGAGTGAATCTTAATCCTGAAATGATCGATGATGTGATTTTAGGAAATGTTTTAAGTGGTGGCGGCAATATTGCTAGATTGACAGCTTTACAGGGCGGTTTATCTGTCAACATACCGGGGTTAACAATAGACAGGCAATGTGGTTCAGGTATTAATGCAGCTGCATTAGCTGCCCAAGCAATACAATCTGGTGCAGGTGATATATATGTTGCCGGGGGGATTGAAAGCATGAGCCGTGCACCATATCAATATGAGCGTCCAGAACAAGCATACAGTTCAATCCCGCCAAGGTCTCGTAAAACGTTACTTGCTCCTGAAGAAATCGGAAACCCGGGCATGGGAACTACTGCAGAAAACCTTGCAAAAAAATACGATATTACTAGAAAGGAACAAGATGAGTATTCCTTAAGAAGTCAACTAAGAATGGCAACTGCAATTCATGAAGGGCGTTTTGATGAACAAATTGTTCCAATTAGTATTCCTGTTCGTAAAGGTGAGCCGATTCTTTTTAACAAAGATGAACATCCGCGTCCGAATACAACGTTAGCTGCATTAGCAAAGCTATCTCCAGCTTTCCAAAGAGATGGAACTGTCACAGCAGGCAGTAGTTCCGGACTGAATGATGCGGCATCAGCAATGGTCATTATGTCTCGAGAGAAGGCTGAAGAATTAGGAATTCAACCATTAGCCACGATTAAAGGATCAACCGTTGCAGGAGTAGACCCTAATATCATGGGAATTGGTCCCGTACCGGCAACGAAAAAATTATTAGAGAAGTTGAATCTTTCTTTATCCGATATGGACATTATCGAATTGAACGAGGCGTTTGCTGCACAGGTTATCGCCTGTGACCGGGAATTGGGAATCGATCCGGAAAAACTAAATGTTAATGGCGGAGCAATTGCACATGGGCATCCATTAGGTGCAACAGGCACAATTTTAATAACAAAAGCTGTATATGAATTGAAACGATCGGCTGGGAAATTCGCCCTTATTACAGCTTGTATCGGTGGAGGCCAAGGAATCTCTTTAGTAATCGAAAGGGAGTGA